A genome region from Blautia coccoides includes the following:
- the moaC gene encoding cyclic pyranopterin monophosphate synthase MoaC, producing the protein MDNKGLTHFDGEGNAVMVDVSGKDVTSRTATAKGSIQVNRAVMDAVVNHTAKKGDVLGVARVAGIMAVKQTSSLIPMCHTLLISKCSVDFETDRENLTITAFCTVKVEGKTGVEMEALTGASVALLTVYDMCKAIDKGMVLSDIHLVEKKGGKSGDFYFTDDRIREKNL; encoded by the coding sequence ATGGACAACAAGGGACTGACCCATTTTGACGGGGAGGGCAATGCGGTTATGGTGGATGTGTCCGGCAAAGATGTGACCAGCCGGACAGCCACAGCAAAAGGAAGCATTCAGGTAAACAGGGCGGTTATGGATGCGGTGGTAAACCACACCGCTAAAAAAGGTGATGTGCTGGGCGTGGCCCGTGTGGCCGGCATCATGGCAGTCAAACAGACATCCTCTCTGATACCCATGTGCCACACGCTGCTGATCAGCAAATGCAGTGTGGATTTTGAGACGGACCGGGAGAATCTTACCATCACGGCATTCTGTACCGTGAAAGTGGAGGGAAAGACAGGAGTGGAGATGGAGGCTCTCACAGGAGCCAGTGTGGCGCTTCTGACGGTTTATGATATGTGCAAAGCTATTGACAAGGGAATGGTTCTTTCCGACATCCATCTGGTGGAGAAAAAAGGCGGCAAAAGCGGGGATTTTTACTTTACGGATGACCGTATCCGTGAAAAAAACTTATAA
- the ftsZ gene encoding cell division protein FtsZ, which translates to MTNEAESSAKIIVIGVGGAGNNAVNRMVEEAIGGVEFVGVNTDKQALTLCKAPTVVQIGEKLTKGLGAGAKPEIGEKAAEESIEEIKQVLQGADMVFVTCGMGGGTGTGAAPIVAGMAKEMGILTVGVVTKPFRFEAKTRMTNALTGIEKLKENVDTLIVIPNDRLLEIVDRRTTMPEALRKADEVLQQAVQGITDLINLPALINLDFADVQTVMIDKGIAHIGIGEGKGDDKAMEAVQQAVSSPLLETTIEGASHVIINVSGDISLMDANDAASYVQDLTGEDTNIIFGALYDDKEADFVRITVIATGLDDETARKPSVSRDKKAARQEEPVQQQTPVQPQQQAPSYGQPQQQPAFKMPSFQPQQGFGGTQQGTFTSNVPKKDIQIPDFLKNRR; encoded by the coding sequence ATGACAAACGAAGCTGAATCATCTGCAAAAATTATAGTGATTGGTGTAGGTGGAGCTGGTAATAACGCAGTCAACAGAATGGTGGAAGAAGCTATCGGCGGAGTGGAATTCGTCGGAGTCAATACAGATAAACAGGCCCTGACCTTGTGCAAGGCACCGACTGTAGTACAGATCGGTGAGAAGCTGACAAAAGGCCTTGGTGCAGGCGCTAAGCCGGAGATCGGTGAAAAAGCGGCTGAGGAGAGCATCGAGGAGATCAAGCAGGTACTGCAGGGTGCAGATATGGTATTTGTCACCTGTGGTATGGGCGGCGGAACCGGAACAGGTGCCGCACCGATCGTGGCAGGCATGGCAAAAGAGATGGGTATCCTGACCGTAGGCGTTGTCACAAAACCTTTCCGTTTTGAAGCTAAGACCCGTATGACAAACGCGCTGACAGGTATTGAAAAATTAAAAGAGAATGTAGACACACTGATCGTCATCCCAAATGACCGTCTGCTTGAGATCGTAGACCGTCGGACTACCATGCCGGAAGCTCTCAGAAAAGCAGATGAGGTTCTGCAGCAGGCTGTACAGGGCATTACAGACCTGATTAATCTGCCTGCACTGATCAACCTCGACTTTGCGGATGTTCAGACTGTCATGATCGACAAGGGTATTGCTCATATCGGTATCGGTGAGGGCAAGGGCGACGACAAGGCTATGGAAGCTGTACAGCAGGCCGTATCCAGTCCGCTTCTCGAGACAACCATCGAGGGTGCTTCCCATGTTATCATCAACGTATCCGGAGATATCTCTCTTATGGATGCCAACGATGCAGCCAGCTATGTACAGGATCTTACCGGAGAAGATACCAATATTATCTTTGGTGCCCTGTATGATGATAAAGAAGCTGATTTTGTAAGGATCACTGTGATCGCTACCGGACTGGATGATGAGACAGCAAGGAAACCAAGCGTGAGCAGAGACAAGAAAGCAGCGAGACAGGAAGAGCCGGTACAGCAGCAGACACCGGTACAGCCGCAGCAGCAGGCGCCGTCATACGGACAGCCTCAGCAGCAGCCGGCATTTAAGATGCCGTCCTTCCAGCCGCAGCAGGGCTTCGGAGGTACACAGCAGGGTACATTCACAAGTAATGTACCGAAAAAGGACATCCAGATTCCGGATTTCCTGAAGAACAGAAGATAA